One Rhododendron vialii isolate Sample 1 chromosome 2a, ASM3025357v1 genomic region harbors:
- the LOC131316386 gene encoding uncharacterized protein At4g14342 isoform X1, producing MCSSYIKTTSLAPILSPLFSLLFARFAVSVVVWYCVFRQATMQVSDRFNINSQLEHLQAKYVGTGHADLHRFEWAVNIQRDSYASYVGHYPMLAYFAVAENESIGRERYNFMQKMLLPCGPPPEREDD from the exons ATGTGCTCGTCCTATATAAAAACCACATCTCTAGCgccaattctctctcctctcttctctctcctcttcgcTCGCTTTGCTGTATCTGTGGTAGTATGGTACTGTGTTTTTCGACAGGCGACGATGCAG GTCAGTGACAGGTTTAATATCAATTCCCAGCTTGAGCATCTGCAAGCTAAATATGTTGGAACTGGGCATGCAGATTTGCATAGATT TGAATGGGCTGTGAACATCCAGCGGGACAGCTATGCTTCATATGTTGGACACTATCCTATGCTAGCCTATTTTGCCGTTGCAGAAAATGAATCTATTGGAAGAGAACGCTACAACTTTATGCAG AAAATGCTTTTGCCGTGCGGTCCTCCCCCCGAAAGAGAAGACGATTAG
- the LOC131316386 gene encoding uncharacterized protein At4g14342 isoform X2, which yields MQVSDRFNINSQLEHLQAKYVGTGHADLHRFEWAVNIQRDSYASYVGHYPMLAYFAVAENESIGRERYNFMQKMLLPCGPPPEREDD from the exons ATGCAGGTCAGTGACAGGTTTAATATCAATTCCCAGCTTGAGCATCTGCAAGCTAAATATGTTGGAACTGGGCATGCAGATTTGCATAGATT TGAATGGGCTGTGAACATCCAGCGGGACAGCTATGCTTCATATGTTGGACACTATCCTATGCTAGCCTATTTTGCCGTTGCAGAAAATGAATCTATTGGAAGAGAACGCTACAACTTTATGCAG AAAATGCTTTTGCCGTGCGGTCCTCCCCCCGAAAGAGAAGACGATTAG